The nucleotide sequence CGTCGGAGGCCTCCAGCCCGGCGCTCGCGACGGCCTTGCGCATGGCGCGGACCTGGCCCTCGCCCTCCGGGTCGGGCCCGGTGATGTGATAGGCGTCCGAGGTCATCCCGATCCCGGCGAGCCTGCCGTGCACGGTCGCTCCGCGGGCCTTCGCGAACTCCTCCCGCTCGAGCACCAGCACGCCGGAGCCCTCGCCGAGGACGAACCCGTCGCGCCCGGTGTCGAACGGCCGGGAGGCGCGCTCCGGGTCGTCGTTACGGGTGGACAGGGTCCGGGCCTGGACGAACCCGGCCACGGTGATCGGCACGATGCAGGACTCGGCACCGCCGGCCAGCACCACGTCGACCTCGCCTGCCCGCAGCAGCCGGTAGGCCCAGGCGAGCGCCTCGGCTCCGGTCGCGCAGGCCGACGCGGGGGAGTGCGCCCCGCCCTTGGCCTTGTACTCCAGGCTGACCATCGCGGCCGGCCCGTTGGGCATCAGCATCGGCACGGTGAGCGGCGAGACCTTGCGCAGGCCGTGCTCCTCGAGCAGGTCGTCCTGCGCGAGCAGCGTCGGCGCACCCCCGATGCCGGCCCCGATCACGACGGCCAGACGCTCGGCCTCCACGGCTGCGCCGTCCTCACCGGGGATCGCGCCGAGACCGGAGTGTGCCCAGGCCTCCTTGGCGGCGACCATCGCGACCTGCTCGCAGCGGTCCATCCGGCGGGCCTGCACCCGCGGGATGACCTCGGAGGGCTCGACCGCGAGCTGGGCAGCGATCTGCACCGGGAGGTCGAAGCGTTCGGTCCACTCCGCCTCGACGGTGCTCACGCCGGACTTCCCGGCGAGCAGTGCCTCCCAGGTGGAGGCGGCGTCCCCGCCGAGCGGGGTGGTGGCCCCGAAACCGGTGACGACCACTCCGTCGGTCATGACGTCTCCTTTTCCCCGACGAGACACGAGCGCTCGCCGGTACGGCTCACTGGTGCTTGGCGATGAAGTCGACGGCGTCGCCGACGGTCTTCAGCTCGGCCAGCTGGTCGTCCGGGATCTTCGCGCCGAACTTGTCCTCGGCCTGCACGGCGATCTCCACCATGGACAGCGAGTCGATGTCCAGGTCGTCGACGAAGGACTTCTCCGGGGTCACCTCGGCGGTGTCGATGCCGGCGACCTCCTCGACGATCTCGGCAAGCCCGGACAGGATCTCAGCGTTGTCAGCCACGTTCGGTTCTCCTCCGATGGGTGGGGGTGGGTCGTACGGGATCGTGCCAGGCCGTCTCACGGACAGACGACGACCTGCCCGGCGTAGGAGAGCCCTGCGCCGAAGCCTACGAGGAGCAGCACGTCGCCGGACCGTACCCGGCCGGCGGTGCGCATGTGGTCCAGCGCCAGCGGGATCGACGCGGACGAGGTGTTGCCGGAGTGCACGATGTCGTCGGCGACGACGAGATCGTCGCGGGCACCCTTCGAACGCAGCTTGCGGGCGATCGCCTCGACGATCCGCAGGTTCGCCTGGTGCGGGATCAGCACGTCGATGTCGGCCGGGGTCAACCCGGCCCGTTCGATCGCGTCCAGTGCCACCGGCGCGACCGCGGTGGTGGCCCAGCGGAAGACCGCCTGGCCCTCCTGGTGCAGCTTGTTCGTCGTGTCGCCGAGGATCCGGATCGCATCGGACCGGTCACCGGAGCTGCCCCAGCTGACCGGTCCGACACCGACGCCGTCCTGCTCGGTGGCCGGTCCGATCAGTGCGGCGCCGGCGCCATCGGCGAAGATGATGCTGGTCGAGCGGTCGTCCCAGTCCATCCAGTCGGAGAGCTTCTCGACACCGATCACCAGTGCGTTCGGGACGCTCCCGCCGCGGACCATGTCGGCGGCGACGCCGAGCGCGTAGGAGAAACCGGCGCAGGCTGCGTTCAGGTCGAAGGCGGGGA is from Pseudonocardia autotrophica and encodes:
- a CDS encoding beta-ketoacyl-[acyl-carrier-protein] synthase family protein, coding for MTDGVVVTGFGATTPLGGDAASTWEALLAGKSGVSTVEAEWTERFDLPVQIAAQLAVEPSEVIPRVQARRMDRCEQVAMVAAKEAWAHSGLGAIPGEDGAAVEAERLAVVIGAGIGGAPTLLAQDDLLEEHGLRKVSPLTVPMLMPNGPAAMVSLEYKAKGGAHSPASACATGAEALAWAYRLLRAGEVDVVLAGGAESCIVPITVAGFVQARTLSTRNDDPERASRPFDTGRDGFVLGEGSGVLVLEREEFAKARGATVHGRLAGIGMTSDAYHITGPDPEGEGQVRAMRKAVASAGLEASDVTHVNCHATSTVVGDVGESVAVRKALGDHPVLTAPKSALGHLVGGAGAVEGIISLLSVRDDIIPATLNLEDKDPKVELDVVAGEPRKTTVDAALNNSFGFGGHNASLLFTKA
- a CDS encoding acyl carrier protein, yielding MADNAEILSGLAEIVEEVAGIDTAEVTPEKSFVDDLDIDSLSMVEIAVQAEDKFGAKIPDDQLAELKTVGDAVDFIAKHQ
- a CDS encoding beta-ketoacyl-ACP synthase III; amino-acid sequence: MTRIRLAAPTVGARVLGLGSAQPEHVVTNDDLAKRVETDDAWIRSRVGIAERRIADEATSLPDMAVDAGHAALKDAGMEPAGLGAVIVATCTMPNPIPNAAAQVATRLGANGVPAFDLNAACAGFSYALGVAADMVRGGSVPNALVIGVEKLSDWMDWDDRSTSIIFADGAGAALIGPATEQDGVGVGPVSWGSSGDRSDAIRILGDTTNKLHQEGQAVFRWATTAVAPVALDAIERAGLTPADIDVLIPHQANLRIVEAIARKLRSKGARDDLVVADDIVHSGNTSSASIPLALDHMRTAGRVRSGDVLLLVGFGAGLSYAGQVVVCP